The genomic stretch GCTGTGTCCAACCTCCAGCGCACTGCCTGGCCAGTTTGAAAGGACGTCGTGTTTATAGACAGCAGAACCGCGCTGTGGTCGCTCACACGGATACCAAATTGATTTGGGGATATCACCTGGCAGTCCAGAATAAATGGTCCGAAATGCGCGGGGACATAAAACCGGTCGAGGCGACTTGAGGAATCAGCACGGGACCAAGTTGctgagtatgcagtaccatgtaCAGACGTACAGACATCCGCAAGGTTACAGCGCTCCAATAAACGACCTAGTTCGCGAGCACTCCACGTTGGCCGCCCTCGACCAGGCCCACGAACATCACGGTCAGAGTCCAGTACACAATTGAAGTCCCCGCCTAGTATTACGTCCGATGAAGGTGGGATGAAACTTGTGTGCAGGCTATCAAAGAAGGCGTTTGTTTCACCGGCGCGGGCTGGAGCGTAAATGTTCACAAGTGTaagcttcttggcaccaacGAAAAATTCAAACTTCAGTACCCGCCCATCAGTGTCATGTCGTGCGAGACTATGTGGCAGCAAGGCCCTGTTGAACACGACAACGCCAACCCCGCTTTGGTGGGCGGACCCAAAACTGAAAAATGCTTGGACATTGCACGCCTCCATGAAGCTTCGCACGTCGGAGAAACAAGAAAAGTGGGTTTCTTGTAGCAGAAGCAGATCGCACCGCATGCGGCGCGCGAACTGTATCACCTCAACTTGCTTTGCCCGCGAACGAAGTCCCTGTACATTGAGCGTCAATATGCGTAGCACCATAAGAGAATGTAAGAAAAGCAGAAGAGTGACTCTGGCTTTCATTGTCAGGGTATTAAGTCATTTCAACATCTGCTATACATGTAACAGTCCTGGCTTTCTTGGTCTTCTTTCGCGAGGTACCCCCACTGTCGCCAGAGGATGCCTGACGGCCATGCTTCCCACCGGCTGCACAGCCGCCGCCGACAGAGTCACTCACTACCCCGACTTCATCTGAACCCTCGATGGAGTAGAGCGACGTCGAAGAGCCATTTGAGGAGAGTGCTATCCGCTCATCGGTGACACCAGGGATTTCAGGAGGTATTTGCCGCTGAACTTGCCCACTTTCAGAGGCTGGCACTGCAGGAAGGACAGGCTCGTTTGCCGTTGCGGGTGTAGGGGCGCGAGAGACTGCGTCGACAGCGTCCGCCGTAACTACCATGTccactgcaaacacatcttcAGAGACGGGTGCAGACGTAGGCGATTGCGCAACCATCATGTCCTCGGTAGACACATCTTCAGAGAGACGTGCAGACACATCATCAGAGACACGAGCAGACACAGGCAGCCGCTCAACTACCACGTCCTCCGCAGACACAACTTGAGAGACGGGTGCAGACATTGGCGCCGGCGCATTTCCCGAGAACTCGCCCAGTGCCGGGAACTCCGCCATACACTGCACAGGAGGCTGAGGTAGCTTCGACACCGCTGTGGGAGCTGATGGCACACCTCTCGAACCGGGATGTTCACCTTTAGCCGCTGAAGAGTACGACCGTCGCATGACGCAATCAACAGTGGCATGACGCTGGCCGCACCGAAGACATGGAGCCTGGCAGCCGACAGTATAATGACCGAAAACGGCACATCTCTCACAACGAGGAACCCTGCAGTCACTGCGGATGTGACCTTCAGAGCCACACCGCCCGCAGACTTTCTTAATCCCTTTGTAGTCAACCAAAGCCCGGTCAGTTCCAACAGTAAGAAAATTGGGTACCGGTTTTTTCATCTCAAACTTGACGATACGAGTGCCGTTGCGGATAGTAGGGCGGTCCTTATAAACGAGAAAGGAGAATGCCTTCACTGTACCGTAGGGCGCCAGTGCACGAATTAGAACTTCATCTGGGACGAATTCAGGAAGCCTTTTAACGGTTATTCTCGCAGTTGAAACAGGAACCATATGTGCTGTGGtatttcttttgcgtctgcatctttttttttaaattctatgttagcgccgcgaagcaactgtggctattagcggcgtacagacgtggacagatggagagtggacagcaggaagaagtgggagaCAGGaagattagtatgcgtcctgggccggcttcagggggaactggggAACAGGGGGAACTtctataaatatattttcaattgtacttttgtgtatggctatcctttgcacgtctatacttgcatgtaaactgtcTACCACACTGCTGTTGTACcgaaaaaaaatgaatgaagtcggcccaggctgaaaaatgtgcgagggtaagcgcgcacgcagccctccggccacagATAAGTGCGCGCACAGCCCTACACCCGCGCACAGAAAAAactcgcgaaaaaagtcggcgcagacgCGACGGTAGCGCTGCCCTGGCGGCAATGTCGTCAAATGGACACCTAAGAAGACTACtcatgtgggctttcagaatatcacaaccgttttgaCTATTTACGATATCGGCGTAGCTGACTTCTAAGAGTGTGCGGTTCCACTGGCGGGTCAACAAAATGCCGCCGAGTTGGAGATTTTGTCCAACGGGACACGGGCGCTCTCAATGTTGCCAGATGGCTGTTGGCATAGTACAGGTGAAAAGGAATGTAATACTCTGAGCACAGCTATTCAGTGATGCACAGAGGGCACTGGCAGCTCCTGCGTGAAATTGTTTAATTGCCCCGCCATTTACCTGTGCAAGCGAGCACATGTGAAAGCGTCGGTAGACGATGAGTTCAACCTACGGAAAAGAGAACTCGCATAGTTGGCATACTGAATAACTGAACTCGCAACCGCGCATGGAAGAAGGGTTCGAAAGTTTTCTCTCGCTCGcgatttctccttttgataaaGGTGCTGCATCCGGCCGAGTAAAACTGATATCTCGTATTTGTTTTTATCATGCTGTACTAGAGGAAATGGATACACGATTGCTACAGACAATATGCAATCTGAACGCTCACAATCAATGCCACTTAGACAACAGAAGGGCTGCGCACTCTTTCAGTGGACGTCacgccaggggcggatccaggccCTCGGTTTGGGAGAAGGCAATTCCTTTGTCGAAGCTCGTAgcgggggaggggagagagggaaatcaaatgtataaactgacgttttggggggggggggggcgatcgcccaaccgctcCCCCTACCCATTGGTTCCGCCACTGCGTCACGTACCTGGCTCTACTGTCGCTATTGGCGATAGATAGATGTGACGTCAGAGCGAAGGAGAGAAAAGCTCCCCATTGAAAATGTATAGGAGCCGGTACAGGTGGCGTGACGTTATCGAAAGAGTGCTCAGGCCTTGCTATCTATGTGGAGTTGACCCGGCCCTACTATCAGTGTTTGCGATAGATAGATGTGATGTCTACATACTCGTCTACAAATATCCCTCCGGTCGTGCGCGCACGGCACGTGTGACTCCCTTCTTGTTACGGCGTAAACGTTAAATTCAGTTTTCGCCGAAGACTCGGGTGCTCTGGTGATGCTCATCATAGCGACGGGCAGTGTGTTTATAATGACGCAGGGCACTGTGTAACAGAATGAAAACTCGGCGCGATTCTACGACATCTGCGTAGAGGACGACTCAGATTTTCAATGCTTGCTTTGTACTAGGTTCGAGAGCCTTATTACCGGACCCACCATCAAATCCCTTCCTTAAAAAGCGCATAAATGTAGGGTTCTTTCGTCATATCTGATATTGGTATAGTTTTCGCATATCAAAACTATTATAACGTCGTGCACCGCCCATTGTGAGATCAATATCTGAATTAATTATAGAGAGATCAAGAAGCAAAATGTATTGTAGGAAGTAacagtaactcgttacttttccaatgtagcttaggaacttcaacTTCATTTTCATTACCGGTACTTTGTTAGTAACTTAGTTATATTGTTTGCACAGTAACTTACCTGGTGACGAGTTCCTTTTATCGAGTAACTTCCCCATCTCTGAAGTATATATAATTAAATTCAGCCTTGGGAGGACTGCATGTTAAGGACTACGGAAAACATGTGAGAAGACTCGAAGACCAAAAGGTAAAAACTTAAATTGTTTTGGGACTTTCCTCTCATTACATAGACTCGAGACAACACCGCGTCAAAGGTGGAATCGGActcgttttatttatttgcaacATTAGAAGTGCTTGAAGGCCATCCTGTGTCCTTTTAACCTTTCATATGTCTAGTATAACTTCACTGAACAGCAATGGTGAAGCTAACGTTTTCTTCATTCGTTGGGAATGGTTCTTGTGCGAATGCCTTCTTCAGGGCTTCTTTGAAAGGTCCTGTGACAGTGACCTTCTTGAGCACCTCGACCAGAGCCTCCTTGAGTGCATCGTCAAAGAGAACggtctccttcctgctgtcgccGAACTCCACTGGCTTCTTCACGTACTGGTGCAGAGCCTGAACACGGACGTTCTTCAGTTCCGTTTTTCCGTCTGCAAAAGAACACGCCTATTAGAGTCTTCCCTCCCTAGTAAGTTTAATTAAACAGACATATTGCCTCCGACTAAAGGATATATACTCGAAAACACATTCACATGGACAGTACTCGGCAGTCCACACACTCCACGAACACAATGTTGTTATCTGCGAGACACAGATAGAAGTGGCTGGATTTGCACACTGATGCAACCGTTCAATATTTTCGTTTACACAATACCCCATATCGTATAAATACAGCGCGGCCTACACGCTGAATAGATAAGTTTCTGTTTATCTGAGGAtggggtatatatatatagggactGCCTGTCTAACAGGGGTATTAGTCAATTCTGGTCTATAGACAAGGAAACTCCACATTGCATTCGTACACGAGAGAGATAACATGTTTCGCCGTCGTATGAGGAGTGCATAAAGGTTTATACCCGAGGTTTTTCCGAGGAGTACTTGGAGCAAGCTATGTGCCGTGTCCACTTGGACGTCAAAGGTTTTCTCTGGCTGAGTAGCTTCAGCCTTGTACGTGACGCGAAGGCCGTTGAACGTCACGTGACACAGCAGGTCCTCGTTGCGTTGGAAACAAAGACCATAGGGAGTGACGAACTCGCTCAGTCCATCGACTTTTCCCTGGGTGAGCTTCACCTTCGTCCCTTTGGACTCATTTACCTTGAACTCGACATCGGGCAAAGAGAGAGGGTCCAGATTAAGAGCCTTCACCTCCTGTCGGAGGTTTTTCGCGAATGGCGTCTCTTGTGGAGCGACGGTCGCTGCAAGAGCACCTGCGGGACAACCATGCAGGGTTAAAATATGAAGCATATCCAATGCTTTTCGGAAAGGGGACCTCGCTGGCATTTCAGAAGCAGGAGTTGAATGTGTCCGGGTGGTTTTGAAACGTGATGTAATAATTAGAGATTGCGTGTCATTCACTTACCAGCAATACAAGTGGCGAAGATCAGTACGAGACGCATCTTCACTCTTAGGGTTTGTCTCAGGGAGGAAATCTGTTTGAAGGAAAAGTTTGTCTTTTTGAAGTTCAAACTTGAGTTCAAATGAGTTCAAAGCACTTGATATTGTGAAACCGTGAGTTGTAGGCGGTCCCGTCAACTGGTGGTAATCTAGGGAGCATATAAAAGCTTTCTTATCAGTTGAGATGTAACCCTCGAAAAGTTCAGAAGGACACAAGCTCAAGTCACAGAACTGCAGCTGAGGGAGATGTCCATAGATGTTTAACGACGAGCTTTTTGCTGAACCGTCGCTATTACTCGTACTTTATACATATGTATAGGTCTACTGTTATTTCCCATTACTGCCTGATACCCACGACTTTAGGACTTATGGGAGCGTGCATATTGAAACCATTCGTCTCAAGTCCTGTAAACGCGGTACTCTCGTATTTAAGATGGCATTTGCTCAGTGACTAGGGCCTGCACAGTCTTGAAAGCGGCAGAGGCCTAGGCGGAGGCACGAGTAATATGTACGCGGGTTGCATCATCCGAAACCATAATTGCACGAAAAATGAATAGAGGTGTTCAAAATGTCTGGTCTGTAAAATAGGCTATCTCGACTTACCTTAGTAGCGTTCGAAGGGTTATGATGTGTCGCGATGTGTGCATCGTTTTTATAGGACACGCATCCTAAATCGGGACTCTTATCGCCGGGTTCCGGTCTTGGCTTGTACAATGCTATCAGGGTGCATGAGAGTGCAGGGATGGCGCAGTAGTGGattcaagaaaaaaagaaaaagaaaaattcagTACCTGTCAGGGGCTGAGCCGGATACCAGTACAATAGAAATCGGTGTCTTGAGTCGCTTATCAACCATGTTCGTTTCAAACATTTCTATTTCAGTCGACCGAAGCCATTATGTGGATGGACGCGTGATAGTTTTGACCGGACGGATAGGCTACCGTACCCCGCCATCTTGATAAGTTCCTTCCGAGAAAAGTGTCTGGCATTGCTTGTATGGGGATGTCGTCAGAATGTGAAGGATGGCAACAGTAAAACGTATGGACCTCACAGTGATAGGCGCCATTATAATCATATATGCAATATAGTCACATATATGTTGTATATTTTTATTGTGAGCAAAATTTTTAAATTGACTTGctactacgaggggtgttcaagtcagaCCGGGTCTTttcaatcatttgcgagttcttgaatttgcAGTAGCAGAGGAATTCTGACTCCGTATGTCCTCGTAGCGAAGgaagagaggaggcaataagcaggccttctgtatctgtGTGGCTTCAGGTCCCAAGCAGCCTTTTGTGGATTGTACGCTCCAATATGTTGCCAACGCATGAGGTTAGAGCAATGGGACCGTAGGAGGACAGTTGGCATGGTAGTCTCCCCGGCTGTATGACAGGTATCACTCTAGCGTGTTTTCAATCAGATGGTATGCAGCCAGAGGTCCACACTTTGTTAAATAGTTGAAGGAGAGCATCGAGCTGGTCATCACCTAGGTTCTTGAGGGCCTGATTAGAGATCCCGTCTGGGCCAGCCGCGCTGCGCCGTTTTAAGCCTTGGATGGCGGACTTCAGTTCGGGTATTGTGAGGTCATCGTCCGCTGTGGAATTATGGGCTACAGAGCGTCTAGGAAAAAGGCATTGGTCACTGCAACTAGCTACACGAGGTAGATCAATGGCATAGAGTCTTCGGCTCTGTCCTTGGGCTCCTGGTTAGACGCTACCGATAACGTGATGAGTGGGTTCACAGGTTCGGGGAGGCCTTCAATAGCTCTCAGGGTATCCCAAGCCTTCGTTGTCGGAGTCCGGACATTGAGGTGCTCGCTGAACCGTCTTCAtagtgccacgaatcatcatcgcgaaacttccggggcaggcacgaaacggtacatctcatcccggcgcatgctgaagaagaagcaagaagcttccagacacatcgcctgctctctggcaaacgcacgtgctgtttctagacttttgggcgcgacgcttaaatgcttgtgcgctccaagctggagcattcattctttggactcagttgtgttcagagagctatcactcttgtgttttgctactgagtagtctaataaaccgttcgctgtttattcgacgactcgccgacccatttcgcttcgtgatatttctggtggaggtacggggcattccttgtccaacggcctggaagaccaactgcgacaaagcagaagacagcttggtctgcctgcagaattcgagacgaggttcagcaggcaatccagacatcgtcaaccgccaaccccgacgccgaagtaccgagaccaacctacgccgccgctgtgagacaggtgccacccaCTCGTCCGTCGttctacggaaaccgttggacgcctcctcggcctgtccaacctactccgagcgtcccgccacactctcagccgtttcgcaaaacggacgtttggcggactcccgacttcagaccgctctgctaccactgcggagaggccaaccacgtctatcgctggatgccccgtctacggagggggcaatgccacgaatcatcatcgcgaaacttccagggcaggcacgaaacggtacatctcttcccaccagctcccgtggctcagtggttagcgtgctggccatgtcacgtcgtgactgggaggtacccgggttcgaatcccggtgcctgctgtgctgtctggggtttttcctgggttttcctcagacgctttcagatatatgtcggcacagttcccttagaagtcggcccaggacgcacattcccccagggcgtgagtcgtgacgttgcccacatacgtgaggccgacaacggcaagccctatcaccacaccaccacctacatctcatcccggcgcatgctgaagaagaagcaagaagcttccaggcacatcgcctgctctctggcaaacgcacgtgctgtttctagacttttcggcgcgacgcttaaaggacaacggaagcgaaatttgtccattgcaaaaaaaggtccgaacaaggtgtaaatattacgtagaattatggtgccactagtattttgcgagtacgctgtacggatgggcatatttttgacgattacgagcgcgctgggccgcccaaccgacacgatcgcccaagGAGAGCGCCCgctgccgcaaagcattgcgggaaaagctgaggagcgcgtgacgtcaaatatctctcgcgctccatgtgcggctgcccggtgaacgggataaacacggcgaattccgaataacgcctgaagatgttcgattcggagatctcgtggaagtcttaTGGCGATAtgtcctatgagagatgggttcgtacctatgcttcttcgtctccgtttttTCCTCGTAGCAGGaatcagacgtacgccgaaatgtcaagtggaggtaaagatttgtgccttccgttttcatgaaaatacagaaggggccgctccttctttcagccTGATGTAATTCGTTGACAAGCCAATGCTAATGAGCACCTCTGGATTTGCTTTTaaccattcgtcaacaataTGTCTCGCACTGCTTGTCTTGTTTCACCTGTCTGTAAGGAGGCATAGACGAATTCGCGGCGAGAATAAGATTCCtgtctttcggaaacaattgaaatatgacagtcatcaaaaagtcagacatcggcggaatttgaacttcgcatctctcgattgccagtcGAGCGCCAAAGGCCAATTCGGCCACGGAAACAACCACAGACAGGTACAGCGTGTTTGATCTGAAACATATCCTGGCCGAACGCAAGGTAAGACAAccagcaatgtaagcagcaagACTGTCACCCCTAGAGAGTATGAGATCACCTTCCGTCGGATGGATTTTGGGGGCCAGTCTCggtagtgttgtctttgtaataaacgtcagtcGATGTTTGACGCTATGTTTCTGCTGTCTATCCGTGTGTGCAAGGAACATTATGTCCTCGCGTTGCTGAAAGGAAGTCGGCAACATGCTGTAGCACAGCCAGAAAGGACTTCACGAGCATATACAATTTTTCTGGTCGCGAAAATCAACCTCCGATCGCAAAACAACCGCGAAATCAAAGTCAGGAGCTCCGACAGAAgagacaacgtgcgtcacttccgtggtctgctacggcggcgcggcgacgctccccaggggctcagagcgctatgcggccgaattttatatcgtgattgtggcggcatttcaactaatatacgcaaatctaagtcaaattccggattgttttggtacacatcgcaatatgaggcaaacagctttgcagcttattttcgcttccgtcgtcctacgcttaaatgcttgtgcgctccaagctggagcattcattctttggactcagttgtgttcagagagctatcactcttgtgttttgttaccaagtagtctaataaaccgttcgctgtttattcgacgactcgccgacccatttcgcttcgtgacaatagtCTCCATTGAGTCCGGCTTAGCTTCAAGGTATACCTTTTGTGAGCAGCGGAGACACGCCTGTTAGCAACCCAGTCCACCTGAAGACCAGTTCTCAGGGCCTGTCGCTGGGCTCGACACTGCGCTGCACGGAGGTTGAGGTATCGGAGGCAGGGGCAGGCATACTGGCAGGGTAGGATACTGCTTTGGAGCTGTTCGCCAAGGATGTCTTTACACAGTCGAGCAAGGTATGTGCGGTAGTGGCGACCAGTCCCTCCGTGAATTTTACCCAGTtcgtgatatttttcattttcctGATACCGTTACTTCGACACAGAGGCGAAAACAGAATAGGGAAATGATCTGAACCCCATGTGTCAGACTCGGCTTCCCACATTAGAGTGATATCGGGAGAAACCAGGGTCAAATCGATGGCGTTTAAGTGTTGCGGCGGACGCATGTAAGTGGGAGAGCCTGTGTTGAGCACCACGAGTTAGCTTTTCAGAGGTAATTAGCTGTGGAATTACCTCGTCTACACTTTCGTCGACCACCCCAAAGACTGAGGTCTACTAGAGGTCTTGGACAAGCAGGACATAGCGCTTTGAGAGATTCGACACTGGGTTCAGCATGACCCCACTGGTACACAGATATCACGGTGACTGAATTGGAGTCTGCCTTCAGTACGCACCCCACATATTAATCAGTTGACGAGCAAAGGTCAGAGAGGCCGATTTCAGCGTGAGCAATGGATCCTTTGACAAATAGGGGTGCCCGCGGTATGCCGTCCGTATGTTGGCCCTTAGCGCTGTAGGAGACAAACGTTTGTATTTTGAAAGATGATTGGGTAAGGCTCTCTTGTGTCGCTAGCACGTCAAAGTCCATCTTCCGTAAGAGGAGTGAGATCGGCCTGTTTAAGAAACAGGCTTCTAGCATTCCATTGGAGGATGCGGGGGAGGAATACACTGTTGCTTCTACGTTCCGTCATAATTGTCTGCCGGTCGATGCACGGATGCTGGTGTTGTTAACGCCTGCTGCAAGGGAGAAGCAGGGGTGCTATCATGGCTTCAAGTTGTAGGGTATATTGGATTTGTGCTAGAGCGGTACAATCAGGAAGGGCAGAAACGATAGCCTTCAGTGCAGCAAAGAGAAGCTGAACGATCACCATGGGCAGATCTGCACCTTCTGGACGGTCTAACACTGCTAACACCTTACGGTAAGGTGACTGGGAGTGGGAGCGGGGGTCGCTATTCTTTTAATGAATTTGTTGCGGAGAGGCGTCCTTTCCCTTCTGGCGGTCTACGGGGGTTGTTCCGCCCAAATGATCTGCTATGGCTGCGCGTGAAGGCTCTTAGGAGAGAGTTGTACACCTGCATGTGTACGCACACCTGCACGCTCCAGGAAATTGACTACCCC from Ornithodoros turicata isolate Travis chromosome 4, ASM3712646v1, whole genome shotgun sequence encodes the following:
- the LOC135393312 gene encoding uncharacterized protein LOC135393312, which encodes MRLVLIFATCIAGALAATVAPQETPFAKNLRQEVKALNLDPLSLPDVEFKVNESKGTKVKLTQGKVDGLSEFVTPYGLCFQRNEDLLCHVTFNGLRVTYKAEATQPEKTFDVQVDTAHSLLQVLLGKTSDGKTELKNVRVQALHQYVKKPVEFGDSRKETVLFDDALKEALVEVLKKVTVTGPFKEALKKAFAQEPFPTNEENVSFTIAVQ